The Niastella koreensis GR20-10 genome includes a window with the following:
- a CDS encoding TonB-dependent receptor — MKSFRTGIKSPLLSNALLVMKITSFLLLVFVLQVSARGFGQRLNLRYRNAEIAGILINIEKQTNYRFLYNNQLSAIRQKVTINLENVDIRQALDNLFSQTILTYRFMANGLIVINEDAARQTTEKKVTGKITDPNGVPLSGVTVTIKGSTKATTTNEQGVFTITAEDNDVLVFSYVGFDPQEIKVGDNTQINLSLVSASSSLENIVVIGYGTVKKRDLTGSVVSLKGDEVKKIAAGNVMESVQGKVAGVDITRTSGGAGSSVNVTVRGNRSILAQNTPLFIVDGIQYPNFQDINPNDIQSMEVLKDASSTAIYGSRGANGVIIITTKRGAAGKVRVGVNTYYGVNKETGYPVPMNGQQFADLKRQGARTAGTWSSSADDAKLFGADLKAVQDNVSTYWPGLLLKNGSQQDYGVNVAAGSDKTKVFFSFDYFKEKGLLNNDYSGRYTLRLNIDQTVIGTFKVGLQSQLTYYNENRRTDNVLTVANKVIPYYVPYAADGSLIRLPGNANQINPLLEEQAGAYINEFNTTRILSSAYAEWKPFSSLTLRSTLGITNGSSRNGLFLGENTITRFTATGSLAKVTNATQADLIWENIITWNKKFGDHAIDVTAVTSYLSNRVDSSYAQGTGQLIPGQGWRALLNNPSNLGIWSNYVGSNLLSGAFRLNYGYKGKYLLTVTGRADGSSVLLKENRWSFFPSAAVAWRIIDEDFMKDQSLISDLKLRASYGVAGNAAVKPYSTTTGLILIPFSFNDISMLAYGFDPQNGNRNLKWEMTGTQNIGLDFGLFRNRISASVDYYDSKTRDLLLLRPLPGSSGHTKVVENVGKTRNNGVEVSLRTVNVQTKDLTWSSAITYTRNKERITDLVNGKNDVAGGLFIGSPVKSFYDFKKEGIWQIQDSALAKSFGYKPGDIRVADLSGDKGQPDGKIDATYDRTVVGSAVPNYTLGFSNDVTYKSFDLNVYVFARVGQTFVSDYANKFEPNAIENGANVNYWTPENPTNDYPRPNANISRASLPFATTLGYKDGSFVKIRNITLGYTLPKNISRKFHVNSLRWYVSAKNYFTFAKQKDYDPEGEGSFERPLTKLLVTGLNIEF; from the coding sequence ATGAAAAGTTTTAGAACGGGCATAAAAAGCCCGTTGCTTTCCAATGCGCTGCTTGTTATGAAAATAACCTCATTCTTATTACTTGTTTTTGTGCTGCAGGTGTCGGCCCGGGGATTTGGTCAACGACTGAACCTCCGGTACAGGAATGCTGAAATCGCCGGCATCCTCATCAATATCGAAAAACAAACCAACTACCGGTTCCTGTACAATAACCAGTTGTCGGCCATCAGGCAAAAAGTGACAATCAACCTGGAGAATGTAGACATTCGCCAGGCGCTTGATAATCTGTTTTCTCAAACCATCCTTACCTACCGGTTTATGGCCAACGGCCTCATTGTGATCAATGAAGATGCGGCACGCCAGACCACGGAGAAAAAAGTAACGGGAAAAATAACTGACCCAAACGGAGTGCCGCTCTCCGGCGTAACCGTAACTATAAAAGGCTCCACCAAAGCCACCACCACCAATGAGCAGGGTGTGTTCACCATTACGGCCGAAGACAACGATGTGCTGGTGTTTTCCTATGTTGGGTTCGACCCGCAGGAAATAAAAGTGGGCGACAATACCCAGATCAACCTGTCGCTGGTATCAGCATCATCCAGCCTGGAGAACATTGTAGTGATTGGTTATGGTACCGTAAAGAAAAGAGACCTTACCGGTTCGGTAGTATCGTTGAAAGGCGATGAAGTAAAAAAGATCGCAGCCGGTAACGTAATGGAAAGTGTGCAGGGTAAAGTGGCCGGGGTAGACATTACCCGTACCAGCGGTGGCGCCGGTTCAAGCGTAAATGTAACCGTACGGGGTAACCGGTCCATCCTTGCACAAAACACGCCGCTGTTTATTGTAGATGGCATCCAATACCCCAACTTCCAGGATATAAACCCCAACGATATTCAGTCGATGGAAGTGCTGAAAGACGCCTCTTCCACCGCTATTTATGGTTCACGCGGCGCCAATGGCGTAATCATCATTACTACCAAAAGAGGCGCTGCCGGTAAAGTAAGGGTAGGTGTGAATACCTATTATGGCGTGAACAAAGAAACCGGCTACCCGGTACCGATGAATGGTCAGCAGTTTGCCGATTTAAAACGCCAGGGCGCCCGTACGGCCGGCACCTGGAGCTCATCGGCCGATGACGCCAAGTTATTCGGTGCAGATCTGAAGGCCGTGCAAGATAATGTTTCTACTTACTGGCCCGGACTGTTATTGAAGAATGGTTCACAACAGGATTATGGCGTGAATGTGGCCGCAGGCAGCGACAAAACAAAAGTGTTCTTCTCTTTCGATTATTTTAAAGAGAAAGGATTACTCAATAACGATTACTCAGGCCGGTATACCTTACGCCTGAACATCGATCAAACTGTTATTGGAACGTTTAAAGTAGGATTGCAAAGCCAGTTAACTTATTACAATGAAAACAGGCGTACCGATAACGTGTTGACCGTTGCTAACAAAGTAATTCCTTACTACGTGCCCTATGCGGCAGATGGTTCGCTCATCAGGCTGCCGGGTAATGCCAACCAGATAAACCCGCTGTTGGAAGAACAGGCTGGCGCTTACATCAATGAATTCAATACCACCCGTATTTTGTCTTCGGCGTATGCAGAATGGAAACCTTTCAGCAGCCTTACCTTGCGTTCAACCCTGGGTATCACCAACGGTAGTTCGCGCAATGGATTGTTCCTGGGCGAAAACACCATTACCCGTTTTACGGCAACCGGTTCGCTGGCAAAAGTTACCAATGCCACCCAGGCAGATCTGATCTGGGAGAACATCATCACCTGGAACAAGAAGTTCGGCGATCATGCAATAGATGTAACAGCAGTTACCAGCTATCTTTCCAACAGGGTAGATAGTTCTTATGCCCAGGGAACAGGGCAGTTGATCCCTGGCCAGGGCTGGAGGGCGTTGCTGAACAACCCATCGAACCTGGGCATCTGGAGTAATTACGTTGGCAGCAACCTGTTATCAGGCGCATTTCGGTTGAACTATGGTTATAAAGGCAAATACCTGTTAACCGTAACCGGCCGCGCCGATGGTTCATCGGTTTTATTGAAAGAGAACCGCTGGTCGTTCTTTCCCTCTGCTGCAGTAGCCTGGCGCATCATCGATGAAGACTTTATGAAAGACCAGTCGTTGATCAGTGATCTTAAATTACGCGCCAGTTATGGGGTAGCCGGTAATGCAGCCGTTAAACCCTACTCAACAACAACCGGGCTAATACTCATTCCGTTTTCTTTCAACGATATCAGTATGCTGGCTTATGGTTTTGACCCGCAGAATGGTAACCGCAACCTGAAATGGGAAATGACCGGTACACAGAACATTGGGTTAGACTTCGGTTTGTTCAGGAACCGCATCAGCGCCAGTGTAGACTATTACGATTCAAAAACCCGCGACCTGTTGTTGCTGCGTCCATTGCCAGGTTCATCGGGGCACACCAAAGTGGTAGAGAACGTGGGTAAAACCCGTAACAATGGGGTGGAAGTTTCATTGCGTACCGTGAATGTGCAAACAAAAGACCTTACCTGGTCAAGCGCTATCACCTATACCCGCAATAAAGAACGCATCACCGACCTGGTAAATGGTAAGAACGATGTGGCTGGTGGGCTGTTCATTGGTTCGCCCGTAAAATCGTTCTATGACTTTAAAAAAGAAGGCATCTGGCAAATACAGGATTCAGCCCTGGCCAAAAGCTTTGGTTATAAACCCGGCGATATTCGCGTAGCCGACCTGAGTGGCGATAAAGGCCAGCCCGATGGCAAGATCGATGCTACTTACGATAGAACGGTAGTAGGTTCGGCAGTGCCCAACTATACGCTTGGTTTCAGCAACGATGTAACTTACAAAAGCTTCGACCTGAACGTATATGTGTTCGCCCGCGTGGGACAAACCTTTGTATCGGATTATGCCAATAAGTTTGAACCCAATGCCATCGAAAATGGCGCTAACGTAAACTACTGGACACCGGAAAACCCAACGAACGATTATCCCCGTCCGAATGCCAATATTTCAAGAGCCTCCCTGCCGTTTGCTACCACGCTCGGTTACAAGGATGGTTCCTTTGTAAAGATCAGGAACATAACCCTGGGGTACACGCTGCCCAAAAACATTTCCCGGAAGTTTCATGTGAACAGTTTACGCTGGTATGTAAGCGCCAAAAACTACTTCACATTTGCCAAACAAAAGGATTACGATCCGGAAGGGGAGGGTTCGTTTGAACGGCCACTGACCAAGCTGTTGGTGACCGGGTTAAATATTGAATTCTAA
- a CDS encoding FecR family protein, translating to MPVLISIMETPERIWFLLARNLSGDATEQDKEELKELLQQHPELMQQYDLLHQLWPVHAQTGEEPATNDKLNRILQLAEAERAAGTSEAPVVRIKKRRTLYWAAAAVIALAMGAWFVTWKDKQQALAANEVVAPKGSKTRTILPDGSTVWLNAGSRIVYANFNGPQREITLEGEAFFDVVQVLSPATHQKKPFIVHAGTIDIRVLGTAFNVKSYPEEKTIETTLIRGLVQITRKGDTKGGPVYLHPNEKIVLPVSSVETAATNVPVAGTNEPAIKQIIHIDSTIKDSEHIETAWVYNRLEFRGDNFEQLALKLERWYNIKVYFEDDAARQLKFNGSLQNETVEQAFMALKAAVPFEVRIVNNEVFIKSTK from the coding sequence ATGCCTGTCCTTATAAGCATAATGGAAACACCTGAAAGAATCTGGTTTTTACTGGCTCGCAATCTGAGCGGCGATGCTACTGAACAGGATAAGGAAGAACTGAAAGAACTGTTGCAACAGCATCCGGAGCTGATGCAGCAATACGATCTGCTGCACCAGTTATGGCCGGTACATGCGCAAACAGGCGAAGAACCAGCCACCAACGATAAACTCAACCGCATTCTGCAACTGGCCGAGGCGGAAAGAGCAGCCGGAACGTCGGAGGCGCCTGTGGTACGCATTAAAAAAAGGCGTACCCTGTATTGGGCAGCGGCTGCGGTGATTGCACTGGCTATGGGCGCGTGGTTTGTAACGTGGAAAGACAAACAGCAGGCCTTGGCCGCCAATGAAGTGGTAGCCCCCAAGGGAAGTAAAACCCGTACCATTTTACCCGACGGCTCTACAGTTTGGTTAAACGCCGGTTCCCGCATCGTATATGCGAATTTCAATGGACCCCAACGCGAAATAACCCTCGAAGGGGAAGCTTTCTTTGATGTGGTACAGGTGTTGTCTCCGGCCACGCATCAGAAAAAGCCATTCATTGTGCATGCCGGTACCATCGACATCCGGGTGCTGGGCACTGCATTCAATGTAAAATCATATCCCGAGGAAAAGACAATTGAAACCACGCTCATCAGGGGACTGGTGCAAATAACCCGTAAGGGCGATACAAAGGGCGGTCCGGTATACCTGCATCCCAATGAAAAAATAGTTTTACCTGTCAGCAGTGTTGAAACTGCTGCTACCAATGTACCGGTTGCCGGTACCAATGAACCAGCTATCAAACAGATCATTCATATAGACAGTACCATAAAAGACAGTGAACATATTGAGACCGCCTGGGTATACAACCGGCTCGAATTTCGTGGCGACAATTTTGAGCAGCTGGCCCTCAAGCTGGAAAGATGGTACAATATCAAAGTATATTTTGAAGACGATGCTGCCCGTCAGTTGAAGTTCAATGGTTCCCTGCAAAACGAAACCGTGGAGCAGGCTTTTATGGCCTTAAAAGCGGCAGTTCCTTTTGAGGTAAGGATAGTTAACAATGAAGTATTTATAAAATCGACGAAATAA
- a CDS encoding RNA polymerase sigma-70 factor gives MTIGLPHIQQGIHAGNEQCLAELYKLFSKRLHHFARVITRSPEVAEEIVEDVLVKLWSNRHRINEVENLTVYLYVAVKNRALNAISQKASDLIRAPFDDLDIETGQLAADPYNLLVTAEMMKRMHQAVENLPPRCKMIFKLVREDGLKHREVAEILNISLNTVDVQMAIAIKKICTELQVSKVTVKTASSRKL, from the coding sequence ATGACCATTGGCCTGCCACATATTCAACAAGGTATCCATGCCGGAAACGAACAATGCCTGGCAGAGTTGTACAAATTATTCAGTAAACGCCTCCATCACTTTGCCCGCGTAATCACCCGCTCCCCAGAAGTAGCCGAAGAAATTGTAGAAGATGTGCTTGTGAAATTATGGAGCAATCGCCACCGCATAAACGAAGTAGAAAATCTTACGGTTTATTTATATGTAGCAGTAAAGAACAGGGCATTGAATGCCATTTCCCAAAAAGCATCCGACCTCATCAGGGCGCCATTCGATGACCTGGACATAGAAACCGGTCAGCTGGCCGCCGATCCCTATAACCTCCTGGTCACTGCCGAAATGATGAAACGCATGCACCAGGCAGTGGAAAATTTACCTCCCCGCTGTAAAATGATCTTCAAACTGGTGCGCGAAGACGGCCTCAAACACCGTGAAGTAGCCGAAATTCTCAATATTTCTCTCAATACCGTTGACGTACAAATGGCTATTGCAATTAAGAAGATATGTACCGAATTGCAGGTCAGTAAAGTTACGGTGAAAACAGCCTCAAGCCGCAAGCTGTGA
- a CDS encoding glycoside hydrolase family 43 protein — protein sequence MKKLFVLTFSFLSLTAVAQQPYVSKVWVADNKNGTYKNPVLHADYSDPDACRVGDDYYLVASSFDGIPGLPILHSKDLVNWTIIGHALKRQPPYDHFSKTQHGNGVWAPSIRYHNGEFYIYYPDPDFGIYVLKSKNINGPWTDPIMVEAGKGLIDPCPLWDDDGKVYLVHAYAGSRAGIKSVLVVKQLDATGTKVLDDGVLVFDGHDQDPTLEGPKFYKRNGYYYIFAPAGGVPTGWQLVIRSKNVYGPYERKVVMDQGSSAINGPHQGAWVTTQTGEDWFLHFQDLEAYGRVVLLQPMKWVNNWPVIGIDKDGDGKGEPVQTYKKPNVGKTYPVQTPQETDEFNGNTMGLQWQWQANPKPFWAFPGNGHLRLFSGYIPDSAKNMWFVPNVLMQKFPAPEFTAMVKLDFKPRLAGEKTGLIVMGSDYVLVQLTKKEDGIYLSYVICNKAEGGKPEQEKMIGKISGATTYLRVQVSKGAKCNFSYSEDGQQFTSAGDEFSAVPGRWIGAKVGLFCTRTSVTNDAGWADIDWFRIE from the coding sequence ATGAAAAAACTATTTGTACTAACATTTTCTTTCTTAAGCCTAACGGCCGTAGCCCAGCAACCCTACGTATCAAAAGTATGGGTAGCGGATAATAAGAACGGCACCTATAAGAACCCGGTGTTGCATGCCGATTATTCAGACCCCGATGCGTGCCGGGTAGGCGATGATTATTATTTAGTGGCATCCAGCTTTGATGGTATTCCCGGGTTGCCCATTCTGCATTCAAAAGACCTGGTAAACTGGACCATTATTGGCCATGCCTTAAAACGCCAGCCACCTTATGATCATTTTTCAAAAACGCAGCATGGCAATGGCGTATGGGCGCCCTCGATCCGGTATCACAATGGTGAGTTTTACATTTATTACCCCGATCCCGATTTTGGCATCTATGTACTGAAATCAAAGAACATCAACGGTCCCTGGACAGACCCCATTATGGTAGAGGCCGGCAAAGGATTGATCGATCCCTGCCCGTTGTGGGATGATGATGGCAAAGTATACCTGGTGCATGCCTATGCAGGCAGCCGGGCCGGAATAAAAAGTGTGTTGGTGGTAAAACAACTCGATGCAACCGGTACCAAAGTGCTCGATGACGGCGTACTGGTGTTCGATGGTCACGACCAGGACCCCACGCTTGAAGGGCCCAAGTTCTACAAACGCAATGGCTATTATTACATCTTTGCGCCGGCAGGCGGTGTGCCAACCGGTTGGCAATTGGTAATTCGGTCGAAAAATGTGTATGGCCCTTATGAAAGAAAAGTAGTGATGGACCAGGGCAGCTCTGCCATCAATGGCCCGCACCAGGGCGCCTGGGTAACCACCCAAACCGGTGAAGACTGGTTCCTGCATTTCCAGGACCTGGAAGCATACGGACGCGTGGTACTACTGCAACCAATGAAATGGGTGAATAACTGGCCGGTGATCGGTATTGACAAGGATGGCGATGGAAAAGGCGAACCGGTGCAGACCTATAAAAAGCCAAACGTTGGTAAAACATATCCCGTACAAACACCACAGGAGACCGATGAATTTAATGGCAATACCATGGGCCTGCAATGGCAATGGCAGGCCAACCCCAAACCCTTTTGGGCTTTTCCCGGTAATGGTCACCTGCGTTTGTTCTCCGGTTACATACCCGACTCTGCCAAAAATATGTGGTTTGTGCCCAATGTGCTGATGCAGAAATTTCCCGCACCTGAATTTACGGCAATGGTTAAACTGGATTTTAAACCCCGGCTGGCCGGAGAAAAGACTGGCTTGATCGTGATGGGGTCCGACTACGTCTTGGTTCAACTCACCAAAAAAGAAGACGGTATTTATCTTTCCTATGTGATCTGTAATAAAGCGGAAGGCGGTAAACCAGAACAGGAAAAGATGATTGGTAAGATCTCAGGCGCTACTACGTATTTGCGCGTTCAGGTGAGCAAGGGCGCCAAATGTAATTTTTCGTATAGTGAAGATGGACAGCAGTTTACTTCCGCTGGCGATGAATTTTCGGCCGTGCCCGGCAGATGGATCGGCGCCAAGGTTGGATTGTTCTGCACACGTACCAGCGTTACCAACGATGCAGGTTGGGCAGATATAGACTGGTTTAGAATTGAATAA
- a CDS encoding pectinesterase family protein produces MKRICFFLFLLVPVVYVNAQQMYPKYLTVAQDGSGNYKTIQEAVNAMRDFSQERVTIFIKKGVYHEKLVVPSWKTNITLLGESRDSTIITNDDYSGKPLPNGLDVASGRDKYSTFNSYTVIVKGNDFRAENLTIQNTAGRVGQAVALHAESDRCEIVNCRLLGNQDTLYVGIDSSRQYYKNCYIEGTTDFIFGPATCVFENCTIKSLMNSYITAASTTPRQSYGFVFFNCTLIADTAAHKVLLGRPWRPYARTVYINTKMGEHIAPIGWDNWRNPGNEKTAFYAEYNSSGAGANPSGRATWSHQLSTKEVKEYTLKNIFGDWLPE; encoded by the coding sequence ATGAAAAGAATCTGTTTTTTCTTGTTTTTACTCGTGCCAGTTGTATATGTAAATGCGCAACAAATGTATCCTAAGTATTTAACCGTAGCGCAGGATGGCAGTGGTAATTATAAAACTATTCAGGAAGCTGTAAATGCCATGCGCGATTTTTCACAGGAGCGCGTAACCATTTTTATCAAGAAAGGCGTGTACCACGAAAAGCTGGTGGTGCCTTCCTGGAAAACAAACATTACCTTGTTAGGGGAGAGCCGCGACAGCACCATCATCACCAATGACGATTACAGTGGCAAGCCTCTGCCCAATGGCCTGGATGTTGCCAGCGGCCGGGATAAATACAGCACCTTCAATTCTTACACCGTAATTGTAAAGGGCAATGATTTCAGGGCCGAAAATCTTACTATCCAAAATACCGCAGGCCGGGTAGGACAGGCCGTAGCCCTGCATGCCGAAAGCGATCGTTGTGAAATAGTGAACTGCCGGTTATTGGGCAACCAGGATACATTGTATGTTGGCATCGACAGCAGCCGCCAGTATTATAAGAATTGTTATATAGAAGGCACTACCGATTTTATATTCGGTCCTGCCACCTGTGTGTTTGAAAATTGCACCATCAAAAGCCTGATGAACTCTTACATCACCGCTGCCTCTACCACTCCGCGCCAGTCGTACGGATTTGTATTTTTCAATTGCACACTCATTGCCGATACGGCAGCGCATAAAGTATTGCTGGGCCGTCCCTGGCGTCCATATGCAAGAACCGTTTACATCAATACCAAAATGGGTGAGCACATTGCGCCCATTGGCTGGGATAACTGGCGCAACCCCGGGAACGAAAAGACAGCCTTTTATGCAGAATACAATAGCAGCGGTGCCGGCGCTAACCCAAGCGGCCGTGCCACCTGGTCGCATCAATTGAGTACAAAAGAAGTTAAGGAGTATACTTTAAAGAATATTTTTGGGGACTGGCTTCCGGAGTAG
- a CDS encoding alpha/beta hydrolase — translation MNCRIIALLVAFVPGSFVIQAQEFIPLWPNGKMPNTKGMHLKDSINNERLFQVGNPGMTAFFPSIQENKQCAVIICPGGGYHHESFQISGFQLAKWFNTMGITAFVLNYRLPLSPDLVHRELGPIQDAERAMRIVRANAGKWNLQPNKIGIMGVSAGGHLAAWLGNTGDDVAAIGDSLNSVSFRPDFTILVSPVITLGKYAHGGSRDNLLGANPTKEMIDKYSMELQVKPTTPPCFIAGAFNDKAVDPHNSLMFYQALLEKNIPTSLHVFPQGAHNIALRNNPGSTQQWTALCEAWLVEMGFLK, via the coding sequence ATGAATTGCAGGATCATTGCTTTGTTGGTTGCCTTTGTGCCGGGATCTTTTGTTATACAGGCGCAGGAATTTATTCCACTCTGGCCCAACGGTAAAATGCCCAATACAAAGGGCATGCATTTGAAAGACAGCATCAACAATGAACGGCTGTTCCAGGTAGGTAATCCCGGAATGACGGCGTTCTTTCCTTCCATCCAGGAAAACAAACAATGCGCGGTGATCATTTGCCCCGGCGGCGGCTACCATCACGAGTCCTTTCAGATAAGCGGTTTTCAACTGGCCAAATGGTTTAACACCATGGGCATTACTGCCTTTGTGCTCAATTACCGCTTACCCCTTTCGCCCGACCTGGTACATCGCGAACTGGGGCCTATCCAGGATGCTGAACGGGCCATGCGCATCGTTCGTGCCAACGCCGGTAAATGGAACCTTCAACCAAATAAGATTGGTATCATGGGTGTATCAGCCGGCGGCCACCTGGCAGCCTGGCTGGGCAATACCGGCGATGATGTAGCTGCTATTGGTGATTCGCTCAACAGCGTTTCCTTTCGTCCAGACTTTACCATCCTGGTTTCACCGGTGATCACGCTGGGGAAATACGCACATGGAGGCAGCCGCGACAATTTACTGGGCGCCAATCCTACAAAAGAAATGATTGATAAATATTCCATGGAGCTGCAGGTAAAGCCCACTACACCACCTTGTTTTATTGCCGGTGCATTCAACGATAAAGCAGTGGACCCCCATAACAGTTTGATGTTTTACCAGGCATTACTGGAAAAGAATATTCCCACCAGCTTACATGTGTTTCCCCAGGGTGCACATAACATTGCCTTACGCAACAATCCTGGTTCTACCCAGCAATGGACGGCGTTATGTGAAGCATGGCTGGTAGAGATGGGATTTTTGAAATAG